A single genomic interval of Mycolicibacterium holsaticum DSM 44478 = JCM 12374 harbors:
- the fusA gene encoding elongation factor G, which translates to MAQKDVLTDLNKVRNIGIMAHIDAGKTTTTERILYYTGVNYKIGETHDGASTTDWMEQEQERGITITSAAVTCFWNDHQINIIDTPGHVDFTVEVERSLRVLDGAVAVFDGKEGVEPQSEQVWRQADKYDVPRICFVNKMDKVGADFYFTVQTIKDRLGAKPLVIQLPVGAEADFEGIVDLVEMKAKVWRGETKLGETYETVDIPADLVEKAEQYRNELLETVAETDEELLEKYLGGEELTVAEIKAAIRKLTVASELYPVLCGSAFKNKGVQPMLDAVIDYLPSPLDVESVRGHVPGKEDEELFRKPSVDEPFSALAFKIAAHPFFGKLTYVRVYSGTVDSGSQVINATKGKKERLGKLFQMHANKENPVDRASAGHIYAVIGLKDTTTGDTLSDANQQVVLESMTFPDPVIEVAIEPKTKSDQEKLGTAIQKLAEEDPTFKVHLDQETGQTVIGGMGELHLDILVDRMKREFKVEANVGKPQVAYRETIKRKVENVEFTHKKQTGGSGQFAKVIITIEPFVGEDGATYEFENKVTGGRIPREYIPSVDAGAQDAMQYGVLAGYPLVNLKLTLLDGAYHEVDSSEMAFKVAGSQALKKAAQAAQPVILEPIMAVEVTTPEDYMGEVIGDLNSRRGQIQAMEERSGARVVKAQVPLSEMFGYVGDLRSKTQGRANYSMVFDSYAEVPANVSKEIIAKATGQ; encoded by the coding sequence GTGGCACAGAAGGACGTGCTGACCGACCTCAACAAGGTCCGCAATATCGGCATCATGGCGCACATCGATGCCGGTAAGACCACGACGACCGAGCGCATCCTGTACTACACGGGCGTCAACTACAAGATCGGCGAGACGCACGACGGCGCCTCCACCACCGACTGGATGGAGCAGGAGCAGGAGCGTGGCATCACGATCACGTCTGCCGCGGTGACCTGCTTCTGGAATGACCACCAGATCAACATCATCGACACTCCGGGCCACGTCGACTTCACCGTCGAGGTGGAGCGCAGCCTGCGGGTGCTCGACGGTGCGGTCGCGGTGTTCGACGGCAAGGAAGGCGTCGAGCCGCAGTCCGAGCAGGTGTGGCGCCAGGCCGACAAGTACGACGTGCCCCGCATCTGCTTCGTCAACAAGATGGACAAGGTCGGTGCGGACTTCTACTTCACCGTGCAGACCATCAAGGACCGGCTGGGTGCCAAGCCGCTGGTGATCCAGCTGCCCGTCGGTGCCGAGGCCGATTTCGAGGGCATCGTCGACCTGGTCGAGATGAAGGCCAAGGTATGGCGCGGTGAGACCAAGCTCGGTGAGACCTACGAGACCGTCGATATTCCGGCTGACTTGGTCGAGAAGGCCGAGCAGTACCGCAACGAGCTGCTCGAGACCGTCGCCGAGACCGACGAGGAGCTGCTCGAGAAGTATCTGGGCGGCGAGGAACTCACGGTCGCCGAGATCAAGGCCGCCATCCGCAAGCTGACGGTGGCCAGCGAGCTCTACCCGGTGCTGTGCGGCAGCGCGTTCAAGAACAAGGGCGTGCAGCCGATGCTGGACGCGGTCATCGACTATCTGCCGTCGCCGCTGGACGTCGAGTCCGTGCGCGGCCACGTGCCGGGCAAGGAAGACGAAGAGCTCTTCCGCAAGCCGTCGGTGGACGAGCCGTTCTCGGCGCTGGCGTTCAAGATCGCCGCGCACCCGTTCTTCGGCAAGCTGACCTACGTGCGGGTGTACTCCGGCACGGTCGATTCCGGATCCCAGGTGATCAACGCCACCAAGGGCAAGAAGGAGCGGCTGGGCAAGCTGTTCCAGATGCATGCCAACAAGGAGAACCCGGTCGACCGGGCCTCCGCCGGGCACATCTACGCGGTGATCGGCCTGAAGGACACCACCACCGGTGACACCCTGTCCGACGCGAACCAGCAGGTCGTGCTGGAGTCGATGACGTTCCCCGATCCGGTGATCGAGGTGGCCATCGAGCCCAAGACCAAGAGCGACCAGGAGAAGCTGGGCACCGCGATCCAGAAGCTCGCCGAGGAGGATCCGACCTTCAAGGTGCACCTGGATCAGGAGACCGGCCAGACCGTCATCGGCGGCATGGGCGAGTTGCACCTCGACATCCTGGTCGACCGGATGAAGCGCGAATTCAAGGTCGAGGCCAACGTCGGCAAGCCGCAGGTGGCCTACCGCGAGACCATCAAGCGCAAGGTCGAGAACGTGGAGTTCACCCACAAGAAGCAGACGGGTGGCTCGGGCCAGTTCGCGAAGGTCATCATCACCATCGAGCCGTTCGTCGGCGAGGACGGCGCGACCTACGAGTTCGAGAACAAGGTCACCGGTGGCCGCATCCCGCGGGAGTACATCCCGTCGGTGGACGCCGGCGCCCAGGACGCCATGCAGTACGGCGTGCTGGCCGGCTATCCGCTGGTGAACTTGAAGCTCACGCTGCTCGACGGTGCCTACCACGAGGTGGACTCGTCGGAAATGGCGTTCAAAGTTGCAGGTTCACAGGCGCTGAAGAAAGCCGCACAGGCTGCTCAGCCGGTGATCCTCGAGCCGATCATGGCGGTCGAAGTGACCACACCCGAGGACTACATGGGTGAAGTGATCGGTGACCTGAACTCCCGCCGTGGTCAGATTCAGGCCATGGAGGAGCGGAGCGGTGCTCGTGTCGTGAAGGCGCAGGTTCCGCTGTCGGAGATGTTCGGCTACGTCGGCGACCTTCGGTCAAAGACCCAGGGCCGGGCGAACTACTCCATGGTGTTCGACTCGTATGCCGAGGTTCCGGCGAACGTGTCGAAGGAAATCATCGCGAAGGCGACGGGTCAGTGA
- the rpsG gene encoding 30S ribosomal protein S7: protein MPRKGPAPKRPLVNDPVYGSQLVTQLVNKVLMRGKKSLAERIVYGALEQARDKTGTDPVVTLKRALDNVKPALEVRSRRVGGATYQVPVEVRPDRSTTLALRWLVSFSRQRREKTMVERLANEILDASNGLGASVKRREDTHKMAEANRAFAHYRW from the coding sequence ATGCCGCGGAAGGGACCCGCGCCCAAGCGTCCGTTGGTGAACGATCCGGTCTACGGGTCGCAGCTGGTCACCCAACTGGTGAACAAAGTTCTCATGCGCGGGAAGAAATCGTTGGCCGAGCGCATTGTTTATGGTGCGCTCGAACAGGCCAGGGATAAGACCGGCACCGATCCGGTCGTCACCCTCAAACGCGCTCTCGACAACGTCAAGCCCGCACTCGAGGTCCGCAGCCGTCGCGTCGGCGGTGCGACCTACCAGGTTCCCGTCGAGGTGCGTCCCGACCGGTCCACCACGCTGGCCCTGCGCTGGCTGGTGAGTTTCTCGCGGCAACGCCGGGAGAAGACCATGGTCGAGCGTCTGGCGAACGAGATCCTCGACGCCAGCAACGGTCTCGGCGCCTCCGTCAAGCGACGTGAGGACACCCACAAGATGGCCGAGGCGAACCGCGCCTTCGCGCACTACCGCTGGTGA
- the rpsL gene encoding 30S ribosomal protein S12 yields MPTIQQLVRKGRHDKAAKVKTAALKGSPQRRGVCTRVYTTTPKKPNSALRKVARVKLTSQVEVTAYIPGEGHNLQEHSMVLVRGGRVKDLPGVRYKIIRGSLDTQGVKNRKQARSRYGAKKEKS; encoded by the coding sequence ATGCCAACCATTCAGCAGCTGGTCCGCAAGGGTCGCCATGACAAGGCCGCCAAGGTCAAGACCGCGGCTCTCAAGGGCAGCCCGCAGCGCCGTGGCGTGTGCACCCGCGTGTACACCACCACCCCGAAGAAGCCGAACTCGGCGCTTCGGAAGGTCGCGCGCGTCAAGCTGACGAGCCAGGTTGAGGTCACCGCTTACATCCCCGGCGAAGGCCACAACCTGCAGGAGCACTCGATGGTGCTGGTGCGCGGCGGTCGTGTGAAGGACCTGCCGGGTGTGCGCTACAAGATCATCCGCGGTTCGCTCGACACCCAGGGTGTGAAGAACCGCAAGCAGGCACGCAGTCGTTACGGCGCCAAGAAGGAGAAGAGCTGA
- a CDS encoding TetR/AcrR family transcriptional regulator — translation MAAQPEPPSPPARNAGRRPARLSRDAIVNAALTFLDREGWDALTINALANQLGTKGPSLYNHVHSLDDLRRTVRMRVVGDIIDMLNTAGQGRTRDDAVMVMASVYRSYAHHHPGRYSAFTRMPLGGDDPEFTEATRAAAAPVIDVLGSYGLGGDDAFYAALEFWSAMHGFVLLEMTGAMAGIDTDAVFTDMVMRLASGMERR, via the coding sequence ATGGCAGCACAGCCGGAGCCGCCGTCTCCACCGGCCCGCAACGCGGGACGGCGACCCGCGCGACTCAGCCGCGATGCGATCGTCAACGCCGCCCTGACGTTCCTTGACCGTGAGGGTTGGGATGCGTTGACCATCAACGCCCTGGCCAACCAACTCGGCACCAAGGGGCCCTCGCTGTACAACCACGTGCACAGCCTCGACGACCTGCGCCGGACCGTGCGGATGCGGGTGGTCGGCGACATCATCGACATGCTGAACACCGCCGGGCAGGGCCGTACCCGCGACGACGCGGTGATGGTGATGGCCAGCGTCTACCGCAGCTACGCCCATCACCATCCGGGCCGGTACTCGGCGTTCACCCGGATGCCGCTCGGCGGCGACGATCCCGAGTTCACCGAGGCCACCAGGGCCGCGGCCGCGCCCGTGATCGACGTGTTGGGCTCCTACGGCTTGGGCGGCGACGACGCGTTCTATGCGGCGCTGGAGTTCTGGTCGGCGATGCACGGCTTCGTGCTGCTGGAAATGACAGGGGCGATGGCCGGCATCGACACCGATGCGGTGTTCACCGACATGGTGATGCGACTGGCTTCCGGTATGGAGCGCCGCTGA
- a CDS encoding DUF3558 domain-containing protein, producing the protein MHIRGEILGTLAAATVVLAGCGSAEPSAAPHTPSGAQGGFHSVDCNGVTDADIAKAAGPAMFTKTVVSDTGCFWRENTMFETVGAGMGISTWWYRGSDMDTERSLEQQAGRTLKELSVDGNKGFKAYDGNACSIYVAKGGDVITWSIQTMNPATLPDLCSITEQLAQLSQERVN; encoded by the coding sequence ATGCACATCCGCGGCGAAATCCTCGGCACGCTTGCCGCCGCGACGGTGGTGCTCGCCGGCTGTGGCTCGGCCGAGCCGTCGGCTGCGCCGCACACCCCGAGCGGGGCGCAGGGCGGCTTTCACAGCGTCGACTGCAACGGGGTCACCGACGCCGACATCGCCAAGGCCGCCGGCCCGGCCATGTTCACCAAGACCGTCGTCAGCGACACCGGCTGCTTCTGGCGGGAGAACACGATGTTCGAGACGGTGGGCGCCGGGATGGGCATTTCGACGTGGTGGTACCGCGGCAGCGACATGGACACCGAGCGCTCGCTGGAGCAGCAGGCCGGCCGCACCCTCAAGGAACTGTCGGTCGACGGCAACAAGGGCTTCAAGGCCTACGACGGCAATGCGTGCAGCATCTACGTGGCCAAGGGCGGCGACGTCATCACGTGGTCGATCCAGACGATGAACCCCGCAACGTTGCCCGACCTGTGCTCGATCACCGAACAACTCGCCCAACTCAGCCAGGAACGCGTGAACTGA
- a CDS encoding DUF3558 domain-containing protein has product MRWRVDEVAVLAVTAAMTVAGCAHTVSGTAQRAQLGVPDPDRSYGYLHDRCGLLADETVQQTLGAESVVRPYSGAVCQYVLMRGDARIDVTFAWFETGSLDRERALADDRGAEVTDTVIDRHSAFLARRDVTGAACSATAAAGTGVLSWWVQLRNPSAGDPCGDAEKLLSATLQSEM; this is encoded by the coding sequence ATGCGGTGGCGTGTCGATGAGGTTGCTGTCCTAGCGGTTACGGCGGCTATGACCGTTGCGGGCTGCGCGCATACCGTTAGCGGGACCGCCCAGCGGGCCCAACTCGGCGTGCCCGATCCGGACCGCAGCTACGGCTACCTACATGACCGCTGCGGTCTGCTTGCCGACGAGACCGTGCAGCAGACCCTGGGCGCCGAGTCCGTCGTGCGGCCCTACAGCGGCGCCGTCTGCCAGTACGTGTTGATGCGCGGCGACGCCCGCATCGACGTCACGTTCGCCTGGTTCGAAACCGGCAGCCTGGACCGCGAGCGGGCGTTGGCCGACGATCGCGGCGCCGAGGTGACCGACACCGTCATCGACCGGCACTCGGCGTTTCTGGCCCGGCGCGACGTCACCGGTGCGGCCTGTTCGGCCACCGCCGCCGCAGGCACCGGGGTGCTGAGCTGGTGGGTCCAATTGCGTAATCCCTCCGCCGGGGACCCGTGTGGCGACGCCGAAAAGCTGTTGTCCGCCACCCTGCAGTCGGAGATGTGA
- a CDS encoding DUF3060 domain-containing protein, translated as MTSTVVAKTLAVALLAAPALTVGMPAASAENGDTHVTALGVTDTIDCNNATLFVNGANNRITALGTCLAVTVQGSSNFVVADNIINDVTVYGWDQTVLYKNGAPIVWDRGRELGMTNHIDRIAT; from the coding sequence ATGACGTCGACTGTTGTGGCCAAGACCCTGGCGGTGGCCCTGCTCGCCGCGCCCGCGCTGACGGTGGGAATGCCTGCGGCGAGCGCGGAGAACGGCGACACCCACGTGACCGCGTTGGGCGTCACCGACACCATCGATTGCAACAACGCCACTTTGTTCGTCAACGGTGCGAACAACCGGATCACCGCGCTGGGAACCTGCTTGGCGGTAACCGTCCAGGGCAGCTCGAACTTCGTCGTGGCCGACAACATCATCAACGATGTGACGGTGTACGGCTGGGATCAGACCGTGCTGTACAAGAACGGCGCACCGATCGTGTGGGACCGCGGACGTGAACTGGGGATGACCAACCACATCGATCGGATCGCCACGTGA
- a CDS encoding DUF3060 domain-containing protein: MSRRRNAVAAVAAAAVVLAGCGSESADTNTPTATAGTSGAQVEVGNTINYGSFGTTADIDCADGKSLNIGGSNNTLTVKGTCANVNIGGADNKITFDRIDKELSVVGLNNTVTYRDGDPKVNDTGRDNRINKG, from the coding sequence GTGAGCCGCCGTCGCAACGCCGTCGCCGCCGTCGCCGCGGCAGCCGTCGTGCTGGCGGGCTGCGGTTCGGAAAGTGCCGACACCAATACGCCCACGGCCACCGCGGGCACCTCGGGTGCTCAGGTCGAAGTCGGCAACACCATCAACTACGGCTCGTTCGGCACCACCGCCGACATCGATTGCGCCGATGGCAAATCGCTCAACATCGGCGGCTCGAACAACACGCTCACTGTCAAGGGCACCTGTGCGAACGTCAACATCGGCGGGGCCGACAACAAGATCACGTTCGACCGGATCGACAAGGAACTCAGCGTCGTCGGTCTGAACAACACCGTCACCTACCGCGACGGCGACCCGAAAGTCAACGACACCGGCCGCGACAACCGGATCAACAAGGGCTGA
- a CDS encoding crotonase/enoyl-CoA hydratase family protein, with amino-acid sequence MTGGVRVERDGAVTTVIMNRPEARNAVNGPAAAELYAAFDAFDKDDAAAVAVLWGDNGTFCAGADLKAFGTPDANPVHRAGPGPMGPSRMVLSKPVIAAISGYAVAGGLELALWCDLRVVEEDAILGVFCRRWGVPLIDGGTVRLPRLIGHSRAMDLILTGRGVDASEALAMGLANRVVPKGQARQRAEQLAAELAELPQQCMRADRLSALNQWGRPEAEAMDFEFGSMSRVAAESLQGAARFAAGAGRHGANA; translated from the coding sequence ATGACCGGTGGAGTGCGGGTCGAACGTGACGGCGCGGTGACGACCGTCATCATGAACCGGCCCGAGGCGCGCAACGCCGTCAACGGCCCTGCCGCCGCTGAACTGTATGCGGCGTTCGACGCGTTCGACAAGGACGACGCGGCGGCCGTCGCGGTGCTGTGGGGGGACAACGGAACATTCTGCGCGGGAGCCGATCTCAAGGCGTTCGGCACGCCCGACGCCAATCCCGTGCACCGCGCCGGCCCCGGCCCGATGGGGCCGAGCCGAATGGTGCTGTCAAAGCCGGTGATTGCCGCGATCAGCGGCTACGCGGTCGCCGGCGGGCTGGAACTGGCGCTGTGGTGTGACCTGCGGGTGGTTGAGGAGGACGCGATTCTCGGCGTGTTCTGCCGCCGGTGGGGTGTGCCGCTGATCGACGGCGGTACCGTGCGGTTGCCGCGGCTGATCGGCCACAGCCGCGCGATGGACCTGATCCTGACCGGGCGTGGCGTCGACGCCTCCGAGGCGTTGGCGATGGGACTGGCCAACCGGGTGGTGCCCAAAGGTCAGGCGCGCCAGCGAGCCGAGCAACTCGCCGCGGAACTGGCCGAGCTGCCGCAGCAGTGCATGCGCGCGGACCGGCTGTCGGCGCTGAACCAGTGGGGCAGGCCGGAGGCCGAGGCGATGGACTTCGAGTTCGGCAGCATGTCGCGCGTCGCCGCGGAATCCCTGCAGGGCGCCGCGCGCTTCGCCGCCGGCGCCGGACGGCACGGCGCCAACGCCTAG
- a CDS encoding PaaX family transcriptional regulator C-terminal domain-containing protein encodes MTARSVVLSVLLGAHPACATASELVRLTADFGIKESTVRVALTRMVGAGDLVRSPDGYRLSDRLLARQRRQDDALNPRLREWNGDWTTLVITIVGTDARTRAALRTALQRNRFAELREGVWLRPDNLDMVSPADVLDSVRVLRARDADPAGLAAQLWDLAGWAVAGRQLLDDITGAADVPERFVAAAGIVRHLLTDPVLPAELLPDDWPGATLREVYTSFAAELSARRDSYQLMEAT; translated from the coding sequence ATGACGGCCCGCTCCGTCGTGCTGAGCGTACTGCTCGGTGCGCATCCGGCCTGCGCCACCGCGAGCGAACTCGTCCGTCTCACAGCTGATTTCGGCATCAAGGAGTCGACGGTGCGGGTGGCGCTGACCCGGATGGTCGGCGCCGGAGACCTGGTGCGCTCACCGGACGGCTACCGGTTGTCCGACCGGCTGCTGGCCCGCCAGCGCCGGCAGGACGACGCGCTCAACCCGCGTCTGCGCGAGTGGAACGGCGACTGGACGACGCTGGTGATCACCATCGTCGGCACCGACGCGCGCACCCGGGCCGCGCTGCGAACAGCACTGCAACGTAACCGGTTCGCCGAGCTGCGCGAAGGTGTGTGGCTGCGCCCCGACAACCTCGACATGGTTTCCCCGGCCGATGTGCTGGACAGCGTCCGGGTGCTGCGTGCGCGTGACGCCGACCCGGCCGGCCTTGCCGCCCAGCTGTGGGACCTGGCGGGCTGGGCGGTAGCCGGTCGCCAGCTGCTGGACGACATCACCGGCGCCGCAGACGTTCCCGAGCGGTTCGTCGCGGCAGCCGGTATCGTCCGTCACCTGCTGACCGACCCCGTGCTACCTGCCGAGTTACTGCCCGACGACTGGCCCGGCGCGACGCTGCGCGAGGTGTACACGAGCTTCGCCGCGGAGTTGAGTGCGCGGCGCGACAGCTACCAACTGATGGAGGCGACATGA
- a CDS encoding crotonase/enoyl-CoA hydratase family protein — translation MTHAIRPVDFDNLKTMTYEVTGRVARITFNRPEKGNAIVADTPLELSALVERADLDPDVHVILVSGRGEGFCAGFDLSAYAEGSSSAGGGSPYRDTVLSGKTQAINHLPDQPWDPMIDYQMMSRFVRGFSSLMHADKPTVVKIHGYCVAGGTDIALHADQVIAAADAKIGYPPTRVWGVPAAGMWAHRLGDQRAKRLLLTGDSITGAQAAEWGLAIEAPPAEDLDERTERLVERIAAVPVNQLIMVKLAMNSALYNQGTTNSAMISTVFDGIARHTPEGHAFVAQSREHGFRAAVRQRDEPFGDHGRKASDV, via the coding sequence ATGACGCACGCGATCAGGCCCGTCGACTTCGACAACCTGAAGACGATGACCTACGAGGTGACGGGCCGGGTCGCCCGCATCACGTTCAACAGGCCCGAGAAGGGCAACGCGATCGTCGCCGACACACCTTTGGAACTGTCGGCGCTCGTCGAACGCGCCGACCTGGACCCCGACGTGCACGTCATCCTGGTCTCCGGTCGGGGCGAGGGCTTTTGCGCGGGCTTCGACCTGTCGGCATATGCCGAGGGGTCGTCCTCGGCGGGTGGCGGCAGCCCCTACCGCGACACCGTGCTGTCGGGTAAGACGCAGGCGATCAACCACCTGCCCGATCAGCCGTGGGACCCGATGATCGACTATCAGATGATGAGCCGGTTCGTGCGTGGGTTCTCCAGCCTGATGCACGCCGACAAGCCCACAGTGGTCAAGATCCACGGTTACTGCGTGGCAGGCGGTACGGACATCGCCCTGCACGCCGACCAGGTGATCGCCGCCGCGGACGCGAAGATCGGCTATCCGCCCACCCGGGTGTGGGGGGTGCCCGCGGCCGGGATGTGGGCGCATCGGCTCGGCGATCAGCGGGCGAAACGGCTTCTGCTGACCGGGGATTCGATCACCGGCGCGCAGGCGGCCGAGTGGGGGCTGGCAATCGAGGCGCCGCCGGCCGAGGATCTCGACGAACGCACCGAGCGGCTTGTCGAGCGGATCGCCGCCGTACCGGTCAACCAGCTCATCATGGTCAAGCTGGCGATGAACTCTGCGCTGTACAACCAGGGCACCACCAACAGCGCCATGATCTCGACCGTGTTCGACGGCATCGCGCGGCACACCCCGGAAGGGCACGCGTTCGTCGCGCAGTCGCGCGAACACGGCTTCCGTGCGGCGGTCCGTCAGCGCGACGAGCCGTTCGGCGATCACGGCCGGAAGGCGTCGGACGTATAG
- a CDS encoding acyl-CoA dehydrogenase family protein: MPDTHVVTNQVPPLENYNPATSPVLTEALIREGGEWGLEEVTELGALAGSQQAQRWGELADRNQPILHTHDAYGHRVDEVEYDPAYHELMKVAIGHGLHAAPWADDRPGSHVVRAAKTSVWTPEPGHICPISMTYAVVPALRHNPELAAVYEPLLTSREYDPEMKVPATKAGITAGMSMTEKQGGSDVRAGTTEAVPNGFGSYSLTGHKWFTSAPMGDIFLVLAQAPGGLSCFMLPRVLPDGSRNRMYLQRLKDKLGNHANASSEVEYDGAIAWLVGEEGHGVKTIIEMVNLTRLDCTLGSATSMRNGLARAIHHAQHRKAFGEYLIDQPLMRNVLADLAVEAEAATIVAMRMAGATDAAVRGDERETLLRRIGLAASKYWVCKRATPHAAEAMECLGGNGYVEDSGMPRLYREAPLMGIWEGSGNVSALDTLRAMATRPECIDVLFDELAKAAGTDARLDAYVDGLRRDLGDLETIEYRARKVAEDISLALQGSLLVRHGHPAVAEAFLATRMGGAWGGAFGTLPTGLDLAPIIERALVKG, from the coding sequence ATGCCAGACACGCACGTCGTCACGAACCAGGTCCCGCCCCTGGAGAACTACAACCCGGCCACGTCACCGGTGCTCACCGAGGCGCTGATCCGCGAAGGCGGGGAATGGGGCCTCGAGGAGGTCACCGAACTCGGCGCGCTCGCGGGTTCGCAGCAGGCGCAGCGCTGGGGTGAGCTGGCCGACCGCAACCAGCCGATCCTGCACACCCACGACGCCTACGGGCACCGCGTCGACGAGGTCGAGTACGACCCCGCCTACCACGAACTGATGAAGGTCGCGATCGGCCACGGCCTGCACGCCGCACCGTGGGCCGACGACCGGCCCGGGTCACACGTCGTGCGCGCCGCCAAGACCTCGGTGTGGACGCCCGAACCCGGCCACATCTGCCCCATCTCGATGACATATGCGGTCGTCCCCGCGCTGCGCCACAACCCCGAACTGGCCGCGGTCTACGAACCGCTGCTGACCAGCCGCGAGTACGACCCGGAGATGAAGGTGCCCGCCACGAAAGCCGGCATCACCGCGGGGATGTCGATGACCGAGAAGCAGGGCGGCTCCGACGTGCGCGCCGGCACCACCGAGGCGGTGCCCAACGGTTTCGGTAGCTACAGCCTGACCGGCCACAAGTGGTTCACCTCGGCACCGATGGGCGACATCTTCCTGGTGCTCGCGCAAGCGCCCGGCGGGCTGAGCTGCTTCATGCTGCCCCGGGTGCTGCCCGACGGCAGCCGCAACCGGATGTACCTGCAGCGGCTCAAGGACAAGCTCGGCAACCACGCCAACGCCTCCAGCGAGGTCGAGTACGACGGCGCGATCGCGTGGCTGGTCGGCGAGGAGGGCCACGGGGTGAAGACCATCATCGAGATGGTCAACCTCACCCGGCTCGACTGCACGCTGGGCAGCGCGACCAGCATGCGCAACGGCCTGGCGCGCGCGATCCACCACGCGCAGCATCGAAAGGCGTTCGGGGAGTATCTGATCGACCAGCCGCTGATGCGCAACGTGCTGGCGGACCTGGCCGTGGAGGCCGAAGCCGCAACGATTGTCGCGATGCGCATGGCCGGTGCCACCGACGCCGCGGTGCGCGGTGACGAACGCGAGACGCTGCTGCGCCGCATCGGCCTGGCCGCCAGCAAGTACTGGGTGTGCAAACGCGCCACCCCGCACGCCGCTGAAGCGATGGAGTGTCTTGGCGGCAACGGCTACGTCGAGGACTCCGGCATGCCGCGGCTGTACCGCGAAGCCCCGCTGATGGGTATCTGGGAAGGTTCGGGAAATGTCAGCGCGTTGGATACGCTGCGCGCCATGGCAACCCGACCCGAGTGCATCGACGTGCTGTTCGACGAGCTGGCTAAGGCCGCGGGCACCGATGCGCGGCTGGACGCATACGTCGACGGGTTGCGCAGGGACCTGGGCGATCTCGAGACCATCGAGTACCGGGCACGCAAGGTCGCCGAGGACATCAGCCTGGCGCTGCAGGGTTCACTGCTGGTGCGGCACGGGCACCCCGCCGTCGCCGAGGCGTTTCTGGCGACGCGCATGGGCGGTGCCTGGGGTGGCGCGTTCGGAACCCTGCCCACCGGACTGGATCTCGCCCCCATCATCGAGCGCGCGCTGGTAAAGGGATGA